TACAATATTTTTATTATCTGTTTGCAACCAATTATTTCCGTCATAACCTACATATATACCTTCTGGAATAGACAAATTCAATAATTTCATCATACATCCTGAAAAAATTAACATCAAAGAAATTATTAAAATTAATAATACAATCTTTTTCAAAAACATCACCTCCATTCTTTTAAAAATCCCACCTCAAAAGAGGTGGGGAGTTTTTATTGAATAATATGTTCTGACATATTTATTATTGTCAATGGAATATTCCAATCCCAATTATCCGGATATGTATTATCTGGTATAGTATCTGGTGATGATGATCCATCACCTCCAACTATAGTTCCAACAAATTTAATTTTGTCTCCAATACTTAATCCTAAATCTGATAATTTTATTTTAACTTCCATTATAGGATCTGTATTATTCTTTAATATCATATAATCATCATGTTTTGTCTTGGTTGTAGTGCTATCAACAGTCCATAATTCTGGATCATTATGTTCCCATGCAGCTACAAAGAAATGAATTGGTGTTCCGTCTTGAGTTTGTATCACTCTATTCCAAGCTCCAAAATTCATATCAGTAGCTCCACCAGTTTCTCCTACTTTAGAGAAATAAATTATAAATCCATTATTTGATGCTTTATAATTTGCTCCAATATATAAATATTCATCATCATTAGCTACACCTACCCAATTTACATCATTTGCCTCTCCCCATTTACTATCATCAGTTGCATCTTCTGTAATAGTTTTAGTAGCATAATCTGTCCAATCGCTTAAATCTCCATCTATAATTATTTGACCTGGTGCAGCAATATCATTTTCATCTCTTGGTACTACTTTTAATTGATCATAATTATACATTATTACACCAGTAATATTATATTCTGCTCCTATTTCAAATGTTGTTGATGTATAATTTTTTACAACTATTGTAGCGCCATTTGATAAGAATGATGCATTGCCAAAACCATCATCAGAAATTGTACATATTCCTTTAAAGGTTACTAATTTCCCATAATAATCCCACTTATCTTTAATTTCCATTCCTGTAATCTCTTCAGGTTTCAATTCAATATCTCTTTTTAATACTGTTACTGAAGCTGAATTGTTTATATTATATTCGTAAACTTTTGTAGATGAATTTTCATAATATTTTGCTTCTCCTTCTACATATACTAAATCTCCTATTTTTAAATCAGCTATATTAAATGGTTTATAAACTTCTATACCTTTAGTATCATCTTGAATAAATACGTATGAACTAAATACATAATTTACAATACCAACAGAAGAAGCTTCTATTGTTTGATTAGCATCTATATCTGATATTACTTCAGATATATATGGAATTTCTTCTATAGGCTCTACTGTTACTTTTGAAAAGTGTGGATCGAATGTAACCTTTGCACCCATAGTATATTTTCCTTCTTCAAATGCTTTTGAATTATTACCTGTTCCATAATAATGATTCTCTGCAAATAAAAATGGATTTTCTTCTGCGTTATTTGGCCAATGATTTAGACCAATTCCTATTTTAAACTCCAATGGATTTTTAGGACCAAATATTGTTTTTGTAGATAATTCTGTTTCATATATCCCATTTGTCATTTCAACAAAACTCCATTCTGTAGGAGATCCTACAAAATATATTGGAGATGCATCTTTTGTATTATCACCCATTACACCTGCTATAGTTTTATGATCTGTTGTAGTATCAGCTGAAGGATCAAAATAGAAAATTACTTTATCCATATTTTCTACAACATCTGGATCTATAGGAACACTAGGATCAAATTCTCCAAATCCTCCATATGCGATTGAACTATCTCCAGTAATTTGAACAACTTTCCACCACCAAACTTTTTCATTATTTGTTGGTGCTGGTACATTTTCAACTAAATCTGATGCAGGAATTTCCAGCTTATATGTACCATCATCTTGTTGAACAAATTTCCACTCTGGTATTAAGTCAAAATCCCATTCACTATTAGAAAAATATAAATAATAACCATCTTCAAGAGTAGTAGTTTCCTGAGGTTTTGGCAAACAACTTACTAATAAAAAGGATAATAAAATAAAACCAACAATTAAAATACTCTTTTTCATAATCACCCCTCCTAATATAAATGTAATAGTTTTGTTGCAATACAATTATACAACATTACATTAAATCAAAAAATTTTATATATTATTTTTAATGTTAATTATTACTAATTATTAATTATTATATAAATTTATTAATAAAAATCCGCAAAAAAATAAGGAATCCTCAAGATTCCTTATTTATGTTATTTATTTAGATGTTTTAATTATATAATGACTATAATCAAGATCAGCGTAATTAAAAGAATTCATTATTTTTTTTGCCCAATTTAAAGTAATAGGATGTTCTATTCTAGAGGATATTACAGTTTCTAAACCAATATCTCTTGCTAAATTCAAATATTCCGATGTTTTTATTAATCCTCCAAATTTCGTTATTTCAAATATAAGCCCTGTTGAATAATCTTTTAACCTTAGGATATCATTTAAATTTTTAAATGATTCATCCCAAAAAATAGGATATTTATACATTATATCTTTTACCGCTAATTCATTTCCAACTGGCAAAGGCTGTTCTAAGGCTACTATTTTTAAATCTTTTAATAAATTCAATACCCTCCTCATTTCATAATGATCAAACAAGCCTTTAAAATCTATCCATATATTATATCCTTTTATTTTTTCTTTTAATTCATTTAATTCCTTAATATCAACTTTTTCTAAAAATTCTATTTTTAAAATACTGCCACATTCTACTTCATTAAACACATTAAAATCCATATTACTATACACATATACTTTTATCATATTTTCATTCATTAATCTTTTTGAAAATAATATCTTTGCCAAATCTATATTTTTTGATTTTAATATATAATCAGCTATCGCTATTTCCACAGCTGTTTTTGAAGACATATCAAATTTAACGATATTATTCATTTCTTTTTCAAACTCAGCATATTCATTTAAATCTTCCCAATTCTCTGTTAATTTACGCATTTTCTCTATAATTGCCATTGTTGTTTTATAAGTTTCGCCATAATCAGGATTTGGAGTGCCCGCTCCTATACCTTCAATACCTTGTGAATTAATTTTAAAAACAGCATGCTCAACCCATTCATTTTTTAAATATTTTGTAACACTTCTTTCTTGCCAATAATACACATCTCTTTTTCTATTCATTATCTCTCCTCCAAAATTTCATGTTTTTTTGTTATAATATATTTAAATAGTAATAACATGTGAGGTGAATTATGAAAAAAAATAAGCTTCTAAACTACGCTTTGATTATATCTTTTATATTTGTTATATATATTAGTGTTAATTCTATTATATACTATTATAATACAAATTTAACAAAATCTCAAGATTATATTAAAA
This is a stretch of genomic DNA from Marinitoga sp. 38H-ov. It encodes these proteins:
- a CDS encoding enolase C-terminal domain-like protein, whose protein sequence is MNRKRDVYYWQERSVTKYLKNEWVEHAVFKINSQGIEGIGAGTPNPDYGETYKTTMAIIEKMRKLTENWEDLNEYAEFEKEMNNIVKFDMSSKTAVEIAIADYILKSKNIDLAKILFSKRLMNENMIKVYVYSNMDFNVFNEVECGSILKIEFLEKVDIKELNELKEKIKGYNIWIDFKGLFDHYEMRRVLNLLKDLKIVALEQPLPVGNELAVKDIMYKYPIFWDESFKNLNDILRLKDYSTGLIFEITKFGGLIKTSEYLNLARDIGLETVISSRIEHPITLNWAKKIMNSFNYADLDYSHYIIKTSK